DNA from Deltaproteobacteria bacterium:
GGTCCCGACCAAGCTGGAGGGCCTGCGGGCGCACAGCGAGACCGAGGCCGCGGTCACCTTCGAGCTCTCCGGCTTCGACGAGCTCGAGCTGGACCGCGAGAATCACCTGGCGCGCGTGGGCGCCGGGCTGCCGGTGAGCGTGATCGAGCAGCGCCTGGAGGCCGAGGGCTTCTCCCTTCGCTGGGGACACCTGCCGCCGATCCCGGTGGGCGTCTGGCTGGCGGCCCACGCCGGCGCGATCCACTCCCCCCGGGGGCTGCCCGGGCACGGCCCGGTGGCCGGGGTGGAGGCGGTCCTCTGGGACGGGACGCCGCTGCGTAGCTGCCTGGCGCCGCGCAGCGCCACCGGGCCCGAGCTCTCCGCCTTCTTCCTCGGCGCGCGGGCGCGCTTCGGGCTGCTGACCCGGCTCCACCTGCGGGTCCACCCCGCGCCGGCCGAGCGGGAGCGGCTGGCCTGGACCTTCCCGGGGCACGCCGCGGCCCTGCGGGCCTGCGTGGACCTGCTCGAGGCCGACCTCTGGCCCGAGGCGATGACGCTCCACGACGGCGCCGGGGGCGTGCAGCTCT
Protein-coding regions in this window:
- a CDS encoding FAD-binding protein; the protein is MNLRLRLEAVCGSRRVRGEQPLIVRPADEAALRGALAAAAEAGVPTKLEGLRAHSETEAAVTFELSGFDELELDRENHLARVGAGLPVSVIEQRLEAEGFSLRWGHLPPIPVGVWLAAHAGAIHSPRGLPGHGPVAGVEAVLWDGTPLRSCLAPRSATGPELSAFFLGARARFGLLTRLHLRVHPAPAERERLAWTFPGHAAALRACVDLLEADLWPEAMTLHDGAGGVQLCWELAESAVQVRVRRSAAEIVARGAGGAPAPAGCERLAGSSELRAATADRAETAASRAWLLFSQVEPLVERLRAEHPAARLHLEAVAPEGAAAWIVGLPPAALDALLAEVGALRDTPPAELALLDAVAAKVFPEVRA